Genomic DNA from Methanosarcina sp. MTP4:
CAGGCCTGCGGAATGACCACGGAAAAACTGACAGCTGACGAGGTCACGGAAGTTGTTGGAAAAGCCCAGGACGCAATCTTCGAGATCCTTTCCGATACAATCGAAAACATCCCCGAAACCCGTAACTGCAGGTGCAGGTTTGCAAAGGTGGGGGCCTGTCTTTAAGCCTGCCCTTCACCGAAGGGGTTTCACTTTAAACCGGTTCTCCTTTTTGAATGGGACTGCTTTTAAACCTGCCTTTCTCGCGAGGGAGTTTGTTTTAAAATCATCCGAGTAAGACCTTCTTTCAGGGTTAAGGGAGACTGGATTTCAGGGTTAAGGGAGACTGGATTTCAGGGTTAAGGGAGACTAGATTTCAGGAGGGGGGTTGATACGTAGCTTTTTGTGTCAGGGAAGTCTCCAGGAAAATCAAATAATATAATGAGCAAGTTATACTTCTGAAAAACAAATTCAGAAAACCAAAAATTCTGAAGCAAGCTTCCTGAAACAGGCCTGTGAAGGAAGCTTACTTATAACATTCACATAACTGGGTATGCAATGACGCTCTGGGTCCTCATCTCCGCTGAAAAATCGAAACTAACCTTAATGACGATAAAGGACCGGATGAAACAACCTCTCGCGGTGGCTGAACTCGTCCTGAAAAACGGGTCAAAGGGACCGCGTCCACACAAAATAAGGGTTCTTGCGAACAACAAGAAAAAAGAGGAGTTTCTTCCGCCTCAAAAATTCATAGAACTGCTCCGCAGTGCAAACAGGGTCATGCTGGCAGAGGGAGGGGACCCTGCAAATTCGGCTGCTTTCCTGGAAATGCTGGAAGGTTTTCAGTTGAAGGCAGACAAAGTTGATATTTGCAGGCACTGCCTGCTCAATAAACGCTTTAACTTTGTCAACAAAAAATCAATCAAATTCCATAACGAACTCATCTGCAGGGAATGTGCAAAAGAAGAACTCCTGAGAGGAGTGCGGACCGCGGAAGGAAATTACGGGGAAAAGTCCGTGGACTTCCTGGAACAGGTCTTGCTCAAGACCAGGGACCTGGACCGGACACTCCGGATGCTTACCCCTGAGCGACTGGACCCGGAGTTCACCCGTTATGACACCATCGAAACAAACCCCTCGACGACTTCGGTGCGGATAAAGGAGCTGCCCCTGGCAAAAAAATTCAAGCAAATGCTCCTGGAAAAATCCGATACCTTGCTTCCCGTACAGGCACTTTCCGTGGAAGCCGGACTGCTGGAAGGGAAGAACCAGTTCGTTGTCTCGGCAACGGCAACAGGGAAGACCCTCATCGGGGAGATGGCAGGTATCCAGAACCTCCTGAAAAGGAAAGGAAAAATGCTCTACCTGGTCCCCCTGGTCGCCCTGGCAAACCAGAAATACGACCAGTTCACAACACGTTACACGAAACTCGGGCTCACCACATCCATTAAAATCGGGGCAATCCTTATCAAGACAACCCAGCGGGTGAAGATGCATACCACCCTGAACTCGGATATCATAGTCGGAACCTACGAAGGGCTGGACCACATCCTCCGGTCCGGGAATGCGGACTTCCTCGGGAAAATAGGAACTGTAGTAATTGACGAAGTCCATACCCTGGAAGACCAGGAAAGGGGACACAGGCTGGACGGGGCCATAGCAAGGCTGCGTTATATAGCCCCGGAAGCCCAGTTCATCTATCTTTCCGCAACCGTTGCAAGCCCCGGGTCCTATGCAAAAAAGCTCGGTGCAGAACTGATCCTCTATGAACACCGCCCTGTACCTATTGACCGGCACCTGCTCTTCTGCCAGGAAAGTGAGAAAACCCAGCTAATTACCCGGCTTTCAAAGGAAGAATACTCCCGGATATCTTCAAAGAAGCACCGCGGACAGACCATTGTCTTTACAAACTCCAGGCGAAACTGCCACAGGCTAGCTTCCGCAATTTCGATCCAGGCGGCTCCCTATCATGCGGGGCTTTCCCAGTACGAGCGCAAAAAAGTGGAGACCCAATTCGGAGAAGGAAAACTCCCGGTCATAGTGACCACCGCAGCCCTGGCCGCAGGCGTGGACTTCCCGGCGTCCCAGGTTATTTTCGAGTCCCTTGCAATGGGAATCGACTGGCTCTCTGTCCAGGACTTCCTCCAGATGAGCGGGAGGGCAGGGAGGCCTGATTACCACGACAGGGGCGTGGTCGTGCTCATGCCGGTCCCCGGAAAATCCTACGCCAGTTCCCAGTCGGAAACGGAAGAAGAGCTTGCAATCAAACTCCTGCAGGGAGAGATGCTCTCATCAGGGGTTGAATATGGGGAAGCCGAACAGCTGGAAGAAGTTCTGGCATCAGTTGCCGTGACCGCCTCGATCCGGGACCTGAAAAGCATCCATCAACTTATGTTCGGGAGCTTCGAACTGGAAAAACTGGTTTCCCGGCTTCAGAAGTACCGCTTTATAGAAAGAAAAGGGGACAGGGTAACGCTTACCCGCTTTGGAAAGATAGTTTCCGCCCACTTCCTTTCGCTCTCGAAAGCCTTCCTGATAAGGGACGCCGTGCTTATGGAAAACAGCCCCCTGAGGATCGTGACGAACCTGGAATTTTTCGATGCCGCATATTTTAAGTACGCCAACCAGATAGGAAGCACCCTCCACGTGAACATGCCTTCAAGGGTCTTCCAGGGAGCAGCCCTTGACATCGTTTTTGACGGAGATTCCCTGGCTCTTCTCAACATTAAAATCCAGGACCTTCTAATGAATTTTGCCGATGATTTCCTTACCTGTACCTGCAAGGATTCGCCATATTGCGGCTGTGCCGAGCAGAAGTTTTCCGAAGAAATAGTCCGGCTGCGGACAGAAGGACTGGACCCTACCCGGATAGTGAAAAAGCTTGAAGATAAGTACGGGATTTCCGCATATCAGGGGGATATATTTGGGTACCTGGATGGCGCGGTGAGAAATCTTGACGCTGTGGAACTGATTGCAAAAGTCCATTCAAAGAAAGGGATTGCTGAAGAAGCCCACAAGTTGAAAAAACAAATCCAGGGCTAAAAATCCGGGAATGAAAATCGTAACGTTTTTGCAGATCGGAAGTCAATATAAGAATAGAGATGCAAAATCAAAAGTTAATATAATAATAAAGATCTAAATATCGGGCAATATTGAGAGGGAAACCCGGACAATATTGGAACAGGATCCCAGGCTCCGGAATTTGAGGAAGAGCAAGCAAACAAGCAAACAAGCAAACAAGGAGGTAGATTTCATGACCGAAGATGTCAAATCTAGGGAAGATAAAGAAAGTGTGACCCCCAAAAAAGCAAAAAAAGGCATAACCATCGAATTCTTAAAGCCCGAGGACTTCCGGCAAATTTACGCCATAGGAGCCGCAGGCGGGCACAGTCCTTACGATTTCAGGATCGGTTTTTACAACGACACACCCAAGATGTTCGGGGACTCTTCCGAATCAAGGGTCATCGAAAGGCGTGTAGAAACCGAAGTCATACTTTCTCCAGTAGCCGCTCTTGAACTGAACCGCTGGCTGACCCAGCACATAAACGAATATGAATCCGTTTTCGGCCCAATTTCAAGAACCGTCGCGAGACCAAAGAAAGAACCACCCAAAACCGTTGACAGCACCGAGCTCCAGGGGTACATCTGAACCCCTGACCGAAAACCCCGGACAGCAGGTCCGGATTGAAGTTATTCTGATAGGAATTTCCGGGCAGGAATCGTACTGCCCGAAGCTATTCAAAGAGGAAGTTTCTGAAAAGAATTATTCAAACAGGACTATCCTGATTATAATTCCCGAACAGGGCAGATTTTGTAAGATTAAGGAAACTGAGGGAATAGAATTTCCCGGACCTTTTATCCCCACCTACTTTTTTGCAGACTGGAAATATTGATCGCATGCCAAAGTGATTAAGTATATATAGATTTTCCTAGGAAATGCAGTTTAGATAGATAAAGTATAAATAAGTTTGCATTTTGAGACTTAAGAAAATACATACATATTTATATATAATTCTAATTATCGGAAAGTTTAGGCGAATATTTAATATAATGAAAATGCCTGTACAATTAGAAGTTATAAAAATGGCAAAATAAAACGTACATAAACTGCGTATAAAGCCGCATAAAAAACGTATAAAAAGTGTGTTTGACCTCTTCGGGACTGGCTATCCTAAAACGTTTTTGAGAGGACGTTTGAAGAGCTTTTCCGGACACACTATCTACTAAAAATATGGAGTGTATCCATGGATATATGGACTCTTGTAAACGGCTTGATCTATCTGGCTTCCTTTGCCCTTTTCGGCTGGGTGTTGCTGGATGCAAGCAAAGTTTCAAAAAAATAATATTGTATGAGAAAACCCCATAAGATTTTTAAAAACGGAGGTTTAAAAAAATGGCAGAATCGATATCAGAGACCTCGCATAGCGGAGGTCTTGTAAAAACCCTCAGGCCGTACCATGTCTGGGCTTTAGGCGTGGGAATCGTGCTTGTGGGAGAATACATGGGCTGGAACTTCACGATTGCGAAAGGAGGTGTTTTAGGCTCCCTTTTTGCCATGCTCGTGGCAGGGACCATGTACACGGTTATTTCGCTCTGTGCAAGCGAACTCGGCTCGGCAACAAAGCTTGCGGGCGGCCCCTATGACTGGGCAAGGCTCTTTGTAGGGCCAGGAGCTGCGGCAATCGTAGGGCTTGCGGTATATATGGAATTTATCGCCCTTGAGGCGGCAGATGCTATTGTCGTTGCTTTCATTGCAACCGAGATCTTTCCCCAGCTTCAGGTATTCCCCATAACCCTTTTTGTGATTTCACTTTTGACCTTTATCAACTACCGGGGAGTCGTGGGAGCCCTTACACTCAACTTTGCCCTTACAATGCTAGCTTTCTTTGCAATTATCACCTTCTTCTTCGCAAGTACCCTCGGCCTCGGCGGTCTTGAAGTCCATCCCGAATACCTCTTCGAAGGAGCCATGCCAAACGGCCTTATCGGGCTTTTTGCAGCGCTGCAGTTCGGGCCCTGGTTTTTCCTCGGAATCGAAGGAGCGGCAATGTGCGCAGAGGAGTGTAAGCACCCCTCAAGAGCTGTCCCCCTGGGCCAGCAGGCAGGGATGATCACCCTCCTGGTAGGAGCAGCAATGACCCTCTACCTCTGCACCTCGCTGATCCCCACGGACGTGCTCGGGGTTTCCGTCTACCCGCTTTTTGAAGCTGCCCAGAACGGAGGCCTTTTCATCTTCATCGCCCTTCTGGGAGTGGGTACCCTCCTGACCTGCATCGCCAGCGCAAACGGCTGCATCTGCGATGCCTCAAGGTCCTGGTACGCCCTTTCCAGGGATGAATACGTCTCCCCCTGGTTCTCAAAAGTCCACCCAAAATACAGCACTCCCTACAGGGCAGTGATCTTTACGGCCCCGATTGCCGTTGCCTTTGCTTTCAGCGGTTTTCTCGACCAGGTCATTACCTTCTCGATCATTTCGGGCCTGCTCTGCTATGTGCTGATCCCCTTCTCCCTGATCCGCTTCAGGAAACTTTTCCCGGAAACCACAAGCAAGATAAGGCCCTTTGCCTCCCCGCTCCAGCCCTACATCGCCTACTTCGCGATAGGGATCGCCATGCTGATCATGTCCACCCTCTTCTGGGGCTACAGGTATAACCTGATCTTCGGACTCCTCTTCTATGCAATTGCGTACTTCTACTTCTCTTCAAAACGCAAGAACACGACCGGAAACGACCCCCTCTGGAGCGAACTCGGCTGGCCGGAACCCGAACAGACAGGCAGCAGGAACTTAAAGGAGGTGAGTTGCATTGAGTGCAGCGACAGGTAAAATAACTGGCAATTCAGCAGCCGGCAACATAACAGGAAATGCCGCTCTGCAGGCAAAATACCGGGGCAAGCTGAACCTGGACTCCGTTCTGATTGCAATCATGCTTTGCCTCCTCTATGGAGCCCAGCTCTTCCTGGTCTACTCGGTCCTCACCGCAACAAAACCCGTGCTCGCGGAATTCCCCGGACTTACCCCTATCTACCTGCTCTTCATAGGCCTGATGTTCACAGTAGAGACCATCGGCTGCCTGAAAGTCCGCCATTCCATAAAGCAGCACATGCACGAATTCCGCTACTACGACTAAGGAGGCACCTCCAAATGAGTGTAAACAAAAGCATAAAAAAGAGCGCAAAAAGAAAGGAAAAAAGCCTGCTCGCCCAAGTCTTTGACATCGCCTTCATCTTCGTGCTGGCCTTCGTCTGCCTGGTAGTTCCCACAACTCTCCAGGGCGCGGTCCTGGTCTCCTGGGAAGAAGGCGGAGCCGGCATAGGCTTCGTATGGGACCCCATAGGCTACTTCTCCCTCATGCTTCTGATCGTGGGCTTCTTTGCCCTGATCCTTTTCCACTCGGTCAGGAACTACAGGGTTTGAAAATAAGGTTTGAGTTGAACAGGTATTAAGTTGAAAGGTCTGCCCCGGTTATGAGGCGGATCTTTTATCTTTTTAGGATTCTTCGTTTTTTTACCTTGATTCAATTAAGAAGTAAAATTTCCTTTTTTGTCACCGTCCCGCTGCCCCAACTTCCCCTGCCTGCCGCAACTCCCCAAAACAGCCCTTTAACAGCATAAAAATCACGGAACTGCCGGATATCTCGAAAACTCAGCAGACATTTGAAGGCTTAAAAGCGGATTGGATCCGGTTGTACACCTGAGACAGGTAAAAACACGGACCGAAACACCGGAAGCGAAATTAAGAACCGAACACCAGTATAAAAACCGGAAACCCGAATTTCCAGACCAAAACTCCCGGACAGGACAAAGTTTAAGCGAAGCCCGGACATCGATGGTTATATATCTTTGAAGGGGATATGTATTTCTCAGTTTTCGTGAAAGCCGGTGGAGTGAGAACGCTTTATTAATTTCGGCTGCTTATTAAGGCGGCTGAGTAAAGGAAGCATGCGACTGGAAATGCACTGTCTATTTTGCAGTTTGCGCAGCCCCGGCTTCTGGATTGAAAAGATAGCACCCGGGAGTACGGGAAATCAATATTCAATAATAATCATTAAGCAGCGAGGGATTAATTTTGTTCCCAAATAAAAAAGTCCAGAAAATCGTTGGATCCAAAATCCAGGTAGAGATGAAAGGCGACCTGAACTTGCTTGAAGGCACTCTCAAGAGTGTGGATGACTACATGAACCTCCACCTTATGGACACAATGGAGATCGTGAAAGGAGAAAAAGTCCGCTCCCTCGGTTCCGTGGTCCTGAGGGGAAATAACATCATACTGATTACTCCTGTAGAAGACTGAAGCGTCCGAACAGGATTGGCTAAAGAGTGGAAACAGGCATGGATCTCGAAGAAGAAGCATTCAAAATTATAAGTAAACATAAGGAAGGCATCTTCCAGAACACGATCTGGAAAGAGCTTGACATCGACAGCAGGAAATGCTCACGGCTCATAAAGAAGCTCCAGGACAAGGGACTTATCATCCGTGAAGTTGCCGTTTCCAACGGGGCAAGAACCTACCTCCTGAAGGCAAAGGAAGAAGCCAAGGAGAAATACGACCTCCTGCTTTCCGGAGAGATGTTTTCGGCCTGCACCAGCTGTACCGGCGACTGCCAGCCCGAGTACTGCGGAAGGCTTTCCGAGTGGATCGCAAACCTCCCGGAAGAAGAGGAAGGA
This window encodes:
- a CDS encoding DUF3467 domain-containing protein, with product MTEDVKSREDKESVTPKKAKKGITIEFLKPEDFRQIYAIGAAGGHSPYDFRIGFYNDTPKMFGDSSESRVIERRVETEVILSPVAALELNRWLTQHINEYESVFGPISRTVARPKKEPPKTVDSTELQGYI
- a CDS encoding APC family permease — protein: MAESISETSHSGGLVKTLRPYHVWALGVGIVLVGEYMGWNFTIAKGGVLGSLFAMLVAGTMYTVISLCASELGSATKLAGGPYDWARLFVGPGAAAIVGLAVYMEFIALEAADAIVVAFIATEIFPQLQVFPITLFVISLLTFINYRGVVGALTLNFALTMLAFFAIITFFFASTLGLGGLEVHPEYLFEGAMPNGLIGLFAALQFGPWFFLGIEGAAMCAEECKHPSRAVPLGQQAGMITLLVGAAMTLYLCTSLIPTDVLGVSVYPLFEAAQNGGLFIFIALLGVGTLLTCIASANGCICDASRSWYALSRDEYVSPWFSKVHPKYSTPYRAVIFTAPIAVAFAFSGFLDQVITFSIISGLLCYVLIPFSLIRFRKLFPETTSKIRPFASPLQPYIAYFAIGIAMLIMSTLFWGYRYNLIFGLLFYAIAYFYFSSKRKNTTGNDPLWSELGWPEPEQTGSRNLKEVSCIECSDR
- a CDS encoding LSM domain-containing protein; its protein translation is MFPNKKVQKIVGSKIQVEMKGDLNLLEGTLKSVDDYMNLHLMDTMEIVKGEKVRSLGSVVLRGNNIILITPVED
- a CDS encoding DUF5814 domain-containing protein, with product MTLWVLISAEKSKLTLMTIKDRMKQPLAVAELVLKNGSKGPRPHKIRVLANNKKKEEFLPPQKFIELLRSANRVMLAEGGDPANSAAFLEMLEGFQLKADKVDICRHCLLNKRFNFVNKKSIKFHNELICRECAKEELLRGVRTAEGNYGEKSVDFLEQVLLKTRDLDRTLRMLTPERLDPEFTRYDTIETNPSTTSVRIKELPLAKKFKQMLLEKSDTLLPVQALSVEAGLLEGKNQFVVSATATGKTLIGEMAGIQNLLKRKGKMLYLVPLVALANQKYDQFTTRYTKLGLTTSIKIGAILIKTTQRVKMHTTLNSDIIVGTYEGLDHILRSGNADFLGKIGTVVIDEVHTLEDQERGHRLDGAIARLRYIAPEAQFIYLSATVASPGSYAKKLGAELILYEHRPVPIDRHLLFCQESEKTQLITRLSKEEYSRISSKKHRGQTIVFTNSRRNCHRLASAISIQAAPYHAGLSQYERKKVETQFGEGKLPVIVTTAALAAGVDFPASQVIFESLAMGIDWLSVQDFLQMSGRAGRPDYHDRGVVVLMPVPGKSYASSQSETEEELAIKLLQGEMLSSGVEYGEAEQLEEVLASVAVTASIRDLKSIHQLMFGSFELEKLVSRLQKYRFIERKGDRVTLTRFGKIVSAHFLSLSKAFLIRDAVLMENSPLRIVTNLEFFDAAYFKYANQIGSTLHVNMPSRVFQGAALDIVFDGDSLALLNIKIQDLLMNFADDFLTCTCKDSPYCGCAEQKFSEEIVRLRTEGLDPTRIVKKLEDKYGISAYQGDIFGYLDGAVRNLDAVELIAKVHSKKGIAEEAHKLKKQIQG
- a CDS encoding Lrp/AsnC family transcriptional regulator, which encodes MDLEEEAFKIISKHKEGIFQNTIWKELDIDSRKCSRLIKKLQDKGLIIREVAVSNGARTYLLKAKEEAKEKYDLLLSGEMFSACTSCTGDCQPEYCGRLSEWIANLPEEEEGAGETGDVEEPEEA
- a CDS encoding efflux RND transporter permease subunit, yielding MSVNKSIKKSAKRKEKSLLAQVFDIAFIFVLAFVCLVVPTTLQGAVLVSWEEGGAGIGFVWDPIGYFSLMLLIVGFFALILFHSVRNYRV